From a single Micromonospora sp. WMMD1102 genomic region:
- a CDS encoding ABC transporter ATP-binding protein yields the protein MRTGSPTARTVLTGAITGQLRHVLASAGLSASHQAGEALVPVLIGVVIDRAVGRGGLVDLIGWIGVLGVVFAVLSTSFRFSARTGERAVEQAAHRLRIALTRRILDHRGGAETGRLPGALVATATGDADRVGAVNRALATAIGASTGLLVGGVALLVVSVPLGLLVLVGAPLLLWLAHRLGRPLERRSHAEQEKAAYASGVAADLVAGLRVLKGLGAAPAAARRYRRTSREALAATVRAAQAQAWYDGTLLVITGFFVAAVGLLGGRLAAAGELTVGQLVAAVGLALFLLGPLATFGWVTAEFAQGRASADRIASVLGAVASTPDGDGSPATPVVGRVALRDVRHGTLRGVSLHAAPGELLGVVATDPAVADDLLRCLARDVDPAAGTVELDGVGLHTLDPERLRAAILVAPHDADLFEGTLRENVAAPALARTEGVRRAIGAADVDEVARALPDGLDTLLTERGRSLSGGQRQRVALARALAADAPVLVLHDPTTAVDAATEARIAAGLRELRQGRTTVLVTTSPTLLAVTDRVVLLDGGAVRAEGSHPELVRRDDGYRASVLG from the coding sequence GTGCGGACCGGCAGTCCCACGGCGCGTACCGTGCTGACGGGCGCCATCACCGGCCAACTCCGGCACGTACTCGCCAGTGCGGGGCTGAGCGCCAGTCACCAGGCCGGCGAGGCGCTCGTACCGGTGCTGATCGGTGTCGTGATCGACCGGGCCGTCGGGCGGGGCGGCCTGGTCGACCTGATCGGCTGGATCGGCGTACTCGGTGTGGTGTTCGCGGTGCTGTCGACGAGCTTCCGGTTCAGCGCCCGTACCGGCGAACGCGCCGTCGAGCAGGCCGCGCACCGGTTGCGGATCGCACTCACCCGACGGATCCTCGACCATCGGGGCGGAGCGGAGACGGGGCGGCTGCCCGGTGCGCTGGTCGCCACCGCCACCGGGGACGCCGACCGGGTCGGTGCGGTGAACCGGGCGCTCGCCACCGCGATCGGCGCGTCGACAGGTCTGCTGGTCGGCGGCGTCGCCCTGCTGGTGGTCTCGGTGCCGCTCGGGCTCCTGGTGCTGGTCGGTGCGCCGCTGCTGCTCTGGCTCGCCCATCGACTCGGCCGGCCACTGGAGCGGCGCAGCCACGCCGAGCAGGAGAAGGCGGCGTACGCCTCCGGGGTGGCCGCGGACCTGGTGGCCGGGCTGCGCGTACTCAAGGGTCTCGGTGCGGCACCGGCGGCGGCCCGGCGCTACCGGCGGACCAGCCGGGAGGCGCTGGCCGCCACCGTCCGGGCGGCCCAGGCCCAGGCCTGGTACGACGGCACCCTGCTCGTCATCACCGGATTCTTCGTGGCCGCCGTCGGCCTGCTCGGCGGCCGGCTGGCCGCAGCCGGCGAGCTCACCGTCGGGCAGCTCGTCGCGGCGGTCGGCCTGGCCCTCTTCCTGCTCGGCCCGCTGGCCACCTTCGGCTGGGTGACCGCCGAGTTCGCCCAGGGCCGCGCCTCCGCCGACCGGATCGCCTCGGTGCTCGGCGCGGTAGCGTCGACGCCCGACGGGGACGGCTCCCCCGCCACTCCGGTGGTCGGCCGCGTCGCGCTGCGGGACGTCCGCCACGGCACACTGCGCGGCGTCAGCCTGCACGCCGCTCCGGGCGAACTGCTCGGCGTGGTGGCGACCGATCCGGCCGTCGCCGACGACCTGCTGCGTTGCCTGGCCCGGGACGTCGACCCGGCAGCCGGCACCGTCGAGCTGGACGGTGTCGGGCTGCACACCCTGGACCCCGAGCGGCTGCGCGCCGCGATCCTGGTCGCGCCGCACGACGCCGACCTGTTCGAGGGCACCCTGCGGGAGAACGTCGCCGCCCCGGCGCTCGCCCGGACCGAGGGCGTACGCCGGGCGATCGGCGCCGCCGACGTGGACGAGGTGGCCCGCGCCCTGCCGGACGGCCTGGACACCCTGCTCACCGAGCGGGGACGCTCGCTCTCCGGCGGGCAGCGCCAACGGGTCGCCCTGGCCCGCGCACTGGCCGCCGACGCACCGGTACTGGTGCTGCACGACCCGACCACGGCGGTCGACGCGGCCACCGAGGCCCGGATCGCGGCCGGGCTGCGGGAGCTGCGGCAGGGCCGGACCACCGTGCTGGTGACAACCAGCCCGACGCTGCTGGCGGTCACCGACCGGGTGGTGCTGCTCGACGGTGGCGCCGTGCGGGCCGAGGGCAGCCATCCGGAGCTGGTCCGGCGGGACGACGGCTACCGGGCATCGGTGCTCGGGTGA
- a CDS encoding ABC transporter ATP-binding protein has translation MSEAAGAGRPARKLLPAATGRQVRVTLAELLRPRRFLAVRALGLLVGSTAVGLLTAPLLGHIVDLVVTGRPPGAITTPTVLLGLVAVVQGITLALGLSQVARLGEGMLADLRERFIDRVLDLPLDQVERAGSGDLTARVTGDVTVIAEAVRTALPQLARSGLTIGLTLVGLAVLDWRFLLAALLAVPIQLHTARWYARRAQPLYASQRIAHGAQQQQLLDTVGGARTVRAFRLTEPHLDRVSGSSTAAVELTLRGIRLMTGFFGRLNLAEFVGLTAVLLTGFLLVRADAVTVGTASAAALYFHNLFGPLNAALSLVDDAQSAAASLVRLVGVTRLPAPRQPEQRPVPVDGGVEAKELRHAYLPGHDVLHDVTFSVAPEERVALVGASGAGKTTLAKLIAGIHRPSGGSIRLGGVPISDLGTAVAGRTVALVSQEVHVFAGPLAEDLRLAGPDAGDEELLAALDRVGALGWVRALPDGLATVVGDGGHRLTAAQAQQLALARLVLAAPPVAILDEATAEAGSAGARQLETAAARALDGRTGLVVAHRLTQAAAADRIILLEAGRVAETGTHDQLVAAGGRYAALWAAWTGTRPPADAAS, from the coding sequence ATGAGCGAAGCCGCCGGAGCGGGTCGACCGGCCCGCAAGCTGCTGCCGGCGGCGACCGGGCGTCAGGTCCGGGTCACCCTGGCGGAGCTGCTGCGGCCACGCCGGTTCCTCGCCGTCCGCGCCCTCGGCCTGCTGGTCGGCTCCACCGCCGTCGGGCTGCTCACCGCGCCGCTGCTCGGGCACATCGTGGACCTGGTCGTCACCGGACGGCCGCCGGGCGCGATCACCACCCCGACGGTACTGCTCGGCCTGGTCGCGGTCGTCCAGGGAATCACGCTGGCGCTCGGGCTCTCCCAGGTCGCCCGGCTCGGCGAGGGGATGCTGGCGGACCTGCGGGAACGGTTCATCGACCGGGTCCTGGACCTGCCGCTGGACCAGGTCGAGCGGGCCGGCTCCGGCGACCTGACCGCCCGGGTGACCGGGGACGTGACAGTCATCGCCGAGGCGGTCCGGACCGCGCTGCCGCAGCTCGCCCGCTCCGGCCTGACCATCGGGCTGACCCTGGTCGGGCTGGCCGTACTCGACTGGCGGTTCCTGCTCGCCGCGCTGCTCGCGGTGCCGATCCAGTTGCACACCGCCCGCTGGTACGCCCGCCGGGCCCAGCCGCTCTACGCCAGCCAGCGGATCGCACACGGCGCGCAGCAGCAGCAGTTGCTGGACACCGTCGGCGGTGCCCGGACGGTACGCGCGTTCCGACTCACCGAGCCGCACCTGGACCGGGTCTCCGGCAGCTCGACGGCGGCTGTCGAGCTGACGCTGCGCGGGATCCGGCTGATGACCGGGTTCTTCGGGCGGCTCAACCTGGCCGAGTTCGTCGGGCTGACCGCCGTGCTGCTGACCGGCTTCCTGCTGGTGCGCGCGGACGCGGTCACCGTCGGCACGGCCTCGGCCGCCGCCCTCTACTTCCACAACCTCTTCGGTCCGCTCAACGCCGCGCTGAGCCTGGTCGACGACGCGCAGTCGGCCGCCGCCAGTCTGGTCCGGCTGGTCGGCGTCACCCGGTTGCCGGCGCCCCGGCAGCCGGAGCAGCGGCCGGTGCCGGTGGACGGTGGCGTCGAGGCGAAAGAGTTGCGGCACGCGTACCTGCCGGGGCACGACGTACTGCACGACGTCACGTTCAGCGTGGCGCCGGAGGAGCGGGTCGCGCTGGTCGGGGCGAGTGGGGCCGGCAAGACCACGCTGGCGAAGTTGATCGCCGGGATCCACCGGCCGAGTGGCGGCAGCATCCGGCTCGGCGGCGTACCGATCTCCGACCTCGGCACCGCCGTCGCCGGCCGCACGGTCGCGCTGGTCAGCCAGGAGGTGCACGTCTTCGCCGGTCCGCTCGCCGAGGACCTGCGGCTGGCCGGGCCGGACGCCGGTGACGAGGAACTGCTCGCCGCGCTGGACCGGGTCGGCGCGCTGGGCTGGGTGCGCGCCCTACCGGACGGGCTGGCCACGGTCGTCGGCGACGGCGGGCACCGGCTGACGGCGGCACAGGCCCAGCAGCTCGCGCTGGCCCGGCTCGTGCTGGCCGCGCCGCCGGTGGCGATCCTGGACGAGGCGACCGCCGAGGCCGGCAGTGCCGGCGCCCGCCAGTTGGAGACGGCGGCGGCCCGGGCGCTGGACGGACGTACCGGACTGGTGGTGGCGCACCGGCTGACCCAGGCCGCCGCCGCGGACCGGATCATCCTGCTGGAGGCCGGCCGGGTGGCCGAGACCGGTACGCACGACCAACTGGTCGCCGCCGGCGGCCGGTACGCGGCGCTCTGGGCGGCCTGGACCGGCACCCGGCCGCCAGCGGACGCTGCGTCCTGA
- a CDS encoding alpha-N-arabinofuranosidase, with the protein MHQAALTIDPAFRIGEVDPRLYGSFVEHLGRCVYTGIYQPGHPTADEHGFRRDVAELVRQLGVPVLRYPGGNFVSGYNWEDGIGPRESRPRRLDLAWRSIETNEIGVDEFVGWTRRVGSEPMMAVNLGTRGVDAARTLLEYTNHPSGTYWSDLRRKHGNPDPYDIKLWCLGNEMDGPWQTGFTTAREYGRLAAQTAQAMRQVDPSIELVACGSSGSGMPTFGSWEATVLEEAYDLVDYVSVHSYYQEHDGDRDSFLASAVDLDQFVESVVATCDHVRAVGKHRKRINLSVDEWNVWYQSRFVGQEKLDWAEAPRLIEDTYSVVDAVVVGDLLISLLRHADRVKIACLAQLVNVIAPIRSEPGGAAWVQPTYHPFALTSRHGRGTVLRVEPTGPRHDTSRHGEVSTVTATAVRDEESGAVTLFAVNRDQREPLALDVDLRACGELVGGEHVVLTDPDPEATNSADAPERVTPSRLADPKVEGGRVSVVLPALSWNMIRLTRAG; encoded by the coding sequence GTGCACCAGGCCGCGTTGACCATCGATCCCGCGTTCCGGATCGGCGAGGTGGATCCGAGGCTCTACGGCTCGTTCGTCGAGCACCTCGGGCGCTGCGTCTACACCGGGATCTACCAGCCGGGCCATCCGACCGCCGACGAGCACGGGTTCCGCCGGGACGTCGCGGAGCTGGTCCGGCAGCTCGGGGTACCGGTGCTGCGCTATCCGGGCGGCAACTTCGTCTCCGGTTACAACTGGGAGGACGGGATCGGGCCGCGCGAGTCCCGACCCCGCCGGCTGGACCTGGCCTGGCGCTCGATCGAGACCAACGAGATCGGCGTCGACGAGTTCGTCGGCTGGACCCGCCGGGTCGGCAGCGAGCCGATGATGGCGGTAAATCTCGGCACCCGAGGAGTGGACGCCGCCCGCACCCTGCTGGAATACACCAACCACCCGTCCGGGACGTACTGGTCGGACCTGCGACGCAAGCACGGCAACCCGGACCCCTACGACATCAAGCTCTGGTGCCTCGGCAACGAGATGGACGGCCCGTGGCAGACCGGGTTCACCACCGCCCGGGAGTACGGCCGGCTGGCCGCGCAGACCGCCCAGGCGATGCGCCAGGTCGACCCCTCGATCGAACTCGTCGCCTGCGGCAGCTCCGGCAGTGGGATGCCCACCTTCGGCAGCTGGGAGGCGACCGTCCTGGAGGAGGCGTACGACCTGGTCGACTACGTCTCGGTGCACAGCTACTACCAGGAGCACGACGGCGACCGGGACAGCTTCCTGGCCAGCGCCGTCGACCTGGACCAGTTCGTGGAGTCGGTGGTCGCCACCTGCGACCACGTACGCGCGGTCGGCAAGCACCGCAAGCGGATCAACCTATCGGTCGACGAGTGGAACGTCTGGTACCAGAGTCGGTTCGTCGGCCAGGAGAAACTCGACTGGGCGGAGGCGCCCCGGCTGATCGAGGACACCTACTCGGTGGTGGACGCGGTGGTCGTCGGCGACCTGCTGATCTCGCTGCTCCGGCACGCCGACCGGGTCAAGATCGCCTGCCTGGCCCAGCTCGTCAACGTGATCGCGCCGATCCGCAGCGAGCCGGGCGGGGCGGCCTGGGTGCAGCCGACGTACCACCCGTTCGCGCTGACCTCCCGGCACGGGCGCGGCACGGTGCTCCGGGTCGAGCCGACCGGGCCGCGGCACGACACCAGCCGGCACGGCGAGGTGTCGACGGTCACCGCCACCGCAGTCCGGGACGAGGAGTCCGGGGCGGTCACGCTGTTCGCGGTCAACCGGGACCAGCGCGAACCGCTCGCCCTCGACGTTGACCTGCGGGCCTGCGGCGAACTGGTCGGCGGCGAGCACGTCGTGCTCACCGACCCGGACCCGGAGGCGACGAACAGCGCGGACGCGCCGGAGCGGGTCACCCCGAGCCGGCTGGCCGACCCGAAGGTCGAGGGCGGCCGGGTGAGCGTCGTGCTGCCCGCGCTCTCCTGGAACATGATCCGGCTGACCCGGGCCGGATGA
- a CDS encoding VOC family protein: MPLRPVQVNIKALDPPAVGRFWAEALGWTAYSGETTYVGPGGGLVWPDPVAVGVNVVPVPDPRTTTKNRVHIDLATSSASHQADVIARLQALGATPVDVGQENVPWTVLADPEGNEFCVLEPREVYRDTGPIAAVVVDCTDPRAMARFWDEALDWTLHEAADDYAALRSASGVGPYLEFLRRPGGKTVPDRVHLDLLPSSGDGTAAEVARLRALGATDLDVGQGDVPWTCLADPDGHEFCVLAAAEAQS; the protein is encoded by the coding sequence ATGCCGCTGCGACCTGTCCAGGTGAACATCAAGGCTCTCGACCCCCCGGCGGTCGGCCGGTTCTGGGCCGAGGCGCTCGGCTGGACCGCCTATTCCGGCGAGACGACCTACGTCGGTCCGGGCGGCGGGCTCGTCTGGCCGGACCCGGTCGCCGTCGGTGTCAACGTCGTTCCCGTTCCCGACCCGAGGACGACGACCAAGAACCGGGTACACATCGATCTTGCCACCAGCTCTGCGTCGCACCAGGCGGACGTGATCGCACGTCTCCAGGCGCTCGGTGCGACGCCCGTCGACGTGGGCCAGGAGAACGTGCCGTGGACGGTCCTCGCCGACCCGGAGGGCAACGAGTTCTGCGTACTGGAGCCTCGGGAGGTCTACCGGGACACCGGGCCAATCGCCGCGGTGGTGGTCGACTGCACGGACCCCCGGGCGATGGCCCGGTTCTGGGACGAGGCGCTGGACTGGACTCTGCACGAAGCGGCCGACGATTATGCGGCGCTGCGCTCCGCCAGCGGTGTCGGGCCGTACCTCGAGTTCCTTCGGAGGCCCGGCGGGAAGACCGTGCCGGACCGGGTCCACCTCGACCTGCTGCCCTCCTCCGGGGACGGCACGGCGGCGGAGGTGGCCCGGCTGCGGGCCCTCGGCGCCACCGACCTCGACGTGGGCCAGGGCGACGTCCCCTGGACCTGCCTGGCCGACCCGGACGGCCACGAGTTCTGTGTCCTCGCCGCTGCCGAAGCGCAAAGCTGA
- a CDS encoding MbtH family protein codes for MTTNPFEDPDGLYLVLVNDEGQHSLWPSFVDVPAGWTVAFGADGPQSRDACLAYVEENWTDLRPRSLRERMASSTAEPGR; via the coding sequence ATGACCACCAACCCGTTCGAGGACCCGGACGGCCTGTACCTCGTGCTCGTCAACGACGAGGGGCAGCACTCGCTCTGGCCGTCCTTCGTGGACGTGCCGGCCGGCTGGACGGTGGCGTTCGGCGCGGACGGACCGCAGTCCCGGGACGCCTGCCTGGCGTACGTGGAGGAGAACTGGACCGACCTGCGACCCCGCAGCCTCCGGGAGCGGATGGCGTCCAGCACCGCCGAGCCGGGGCGTTGA